A region of Drosophila suzukii chromosome 2L, CBGP_Dsuzu_IsoJpt1.0, whole genome shotgun sequence DNA encodes the following proteins:
- the raw gene encoding uncharacterized protein raw isoform X1, giving the protein MRLQHRYASNPTTNTSNNNAISSGSNGNHITIRRTKKLGGQNITKLRSAKQSASPKPPTTMPPATPLSRHHQIMLDKETESGSDKEPAALSSRSPGQEDGTEETTTTTTSVELRSSASSHYRAYATIRSNSTSAILHQAVLPPLTPAGMLYARPRTLNVHNVCQTPAQITQMFFGEVLNAWRAKARCNVVPDERTQELFHELSFHPSQKQIGEMLQTAKKVARKGGSGQANGLTFGQFCVLAADLKRFRASTISNQSSYCDYQTLSSGLLLPEQDNPASTSKPHLQSSAATTTSPAYSTKKPDSHGTELRSTKSFSSVDDTKKKKSASNEPVEVFLGGSCNPTTWRADVAIPALKELGISFYNPQVSDWTPDLIELEHRAKEKARVLFFVMDSETRASAGAIEAAHIAGQNCKQLVLVLHPYKPNQKILNEPISQQEYIDLNRNQLILKELVSRRGLPVLDNIPLGLQRTKDILSGIRDPPSKISSILDTVRGAFDRVNPQGDLLTVEQCKRALLFLGYAQSLVNLDNLTKIIINQRESLKLLQAHSTKAVVCGLDEDVDAGNCSQSILPSQELIDFDLFCVISAYLSVLQQEIHESGCISPIKGTNVPPPQVYFTNAPDVDIYYSASKNISRTSSNASVPSNSSSGIGHDLERPSLFELLSRSRDSGTSSPQPTASISFSKSPRPQILLNVESIETTEIITTKTIETKTNPLTTSVVVPAEEEESDSNDSVFSSNSSIASAGDALCCGGGLDIRDVYLGGSCVLRTKWRQELAVPYLQSKSVSFHTPALHESIQQMIQNQDQTGASQQQTAPPQEQQQQQRSFVRTRRKCKGNQLQLEEQEELTVAEESLSWSLPPVAVRQSLYNPSLLDSSRVLLFVISNETRSLAPMTLAAHCIGLMYNVVLAVQMLPEDCVLGGEKLTVAAIKDYNRGRSYLIDLAKRQGVPVFTDIRAALECTVAKVKAYNNRDRC; this is encoded by the exons ATGCGCTTGCAACATCGTTATGCCAGTAATCCGACCACAAATACGAGTAATAACAACGCGATAAGTAGCGGGAGCAACGGCAACCATATCACCATTAGGCGGACCAAGAAGCTAGGTGGCCAGAACATTACCAAGCTGCGCTCCGCCAAACAGTCGGCCAGCCCCAAACCCCCAACCACGATGCCACCCGCAACCCCCCTCAGCCGGCACCACCAGATAATGCTGGACAAGGAGACGGAATCGGGGTCGGACAAGGAACCGGCGGCACTATCGTCGAGGAGCCCAGGGCAGGAGGACGGAACCGAGGAGACAACTACCACCACCACCTCGGTGGAGCTGCGCTCCTCGGCCAGCTCGCACTATAGGGCATACGCCACCATCCGGAGCAACTCGACGTCGGCGATCCTCCATCAGGCCGTCCTGCCCCCCCTAACCCCCGCCGGAATGCTGTACGCCCGCCCCCGCACCCTCAACGTCCACAATGTCTGCCAGACGCCCGCGCAGATAACGCAAATGTTCTTTGG AGAAGTTCTGAATGCATGGCGAGCAAAGGCCAGATGCAATGTGGTGCCCGACGAGCGGACGCAGGAACTCTTCCACGAGCTAAGCTTCCATCCTAGCCAAAAGCAGA TTGGTGAAATGCTGCAGACTGCCAAGAAAGTGGCCCGAAAGGGAGGAAGTGGTCAGGCGAATGGCTTGACCTTTGGTCAATTTTGTGTTCTAGCCGCGGATCTGAAACGCTTCAG AGCTTCAACAATTTCGAATCAGTCGTCGTACTGCGACTATCAGACTCTGTCCTCGGGATTACTGCTCCCGGAACAGGACAATCCTGCCAGCACTTCTAAGCCACACCTGCAGTCCTCAGCTGCCACCACCACGTCACCTGCCTACAGCACCAAAAAGCCGGATAGCCATGGGACGGAACTGAGGAGCACCAAGTCGTTTAGCAGTGTGGATGATACCAAAAAGAAGAAGAGCGCCAGCAATGAGCCCGTTGAGGTGTTCCTGGGCGGATCCTGTAATCCAACCACCTGGCGAGCCGACGTTGCCATTCCAGCCCTCAAGGAACTGGGAATTTCATTCTACAATCCA CAAGTATCCGATTGGACGCCCGATCTCATCGAGCTCGAGCACCGAGCTAAGGAAAAGGCCCGTGTATTATTCTTCGTTATGGATTCGGAAACACGCGCATCTGCTGGTGCCATCGAGGCGGCACACATAGCGGGTCAAAACTGCAAGCAGCTGGTGTTGGTTTTGCATCCGTATAAACCAAATCAGAAGATCCTTAATGAGCCTATTTCACAGCA AGAATACATCGATTTGAATCGCAACCAGTTGATACTTAAGGAGTTGGTCTCCCGTCGCGGTCTGCCCGTATTGGATAACATACCTTTGGGTCTGCAGCGCACCAAGGACATCCTGTCTGGCATCAGGGATCCACCGTCCAAAATATCTTCTATTTTAGA TACTGTTCGCGGCGCCTTTGATCGCGTAAACCCGCAAGGCGATCTGCTCACTGTAGAACAGTGCAAACGTGCTCTCTTATTCCTAGGCTATGCTCAGAGTTTAGTTAATTTAGACAATCTAACTAAGATCATAATCAACCAACGCGAATCACTGAAATTGCTCCAGGCGCACAGCACAAAAGCGGTGGTGTGTGGTTTGGACGAGGATGTCGATGCTGGCAATTGCAGCCAGTCCATCCTGCCTAGCCAGGAGCTCATTGATTTCGATCTGTTCTGTGTGATCTCGGCGTATCTGTCCGTCCTACAGCAGGAGATTCACGAAAGCGGTTGCATTTCCCCTATCAAGGGCACCAATGTGCCGCCACCGCAGGTTTACTTCACCAATG CTCCCGATGTGGACATTTACTACTCGGCCAGCAAGAATATTTCGCGGACGTCGAGCAACGCAAGTGTTCCGTCCAACAGCAGCAGTGGAATCGGCCATGACTTGGAGCGACCGAGTCTCTTTGAGCTACTCAGTCGCAGTAGGGACAGTGGAACTTCCTCACCCCAGCCCACAGCATCGATCAGTTTTAGTAAAAGCCCCCGGCCACAGATCCTGCTAAATGTGGAGTCCATCGAGACAACCGAGATAATCACCACCAAAACTATAGAGACCAAGACGAATCCGTTGACTACATCAGTTGTTGTGCCTGCCGAAGAGGAGGAGAGTGATTCCAATGACTCGGTCTTCTCCAGTAACAGTTCAATAGCTAGTGCCGGCGATGCCCtctgttgtggtggtggtttGGATATCCGGGATGTCTATTTGGGCGGAAGTTGTGTCCTCCGCACCAAGTGGCGTCAAGAGCTGGCTGTCCCCTATCTACAGTCCAAGAGTGTTAGTTTCCACACCCCAGCGCTGCATGAGAGTATCCAGCAGATGATTCAAAACCAGGATCAGACTGGTGCTTCTCAGCAGCAAACAGCGCCACCGCaagagcaacagcagcagcagagaTCCTTTGTGCGCACTCGCAGAAAGTGCAAGGGAAATCAGCTGCAGctggaggagcaggaggagctGACGGTGGCCGAGGAGTCGCTCAGCTGGTCTTTGCCGCCGGTCGCAGTCCGCCAGAGCCTGTACAACCCATCGCTGCTCGACTCCAGCCGAGTCCTGCTCTTCGTGATCAGCAACGAGACCCGTTCCCTGGCACCCATGACCCTGGCCGCCCACTGCATCGGTCTCATGTACAACGTTGTTCTGGCGGTTCAGATGCTGCCCGAGGACTGTGTCCTAGGTGGTGAGAAG CTGACTGTGGCGGCCATCAAGGACTACAATCGCGGACGGTCGTACCTAATCGACCTGGCCAAAAGGCAAGGCGTGCCCGTTTTCACCGACATTCGGGCTGCCCTCGAGTGCACCGTGGCCAAGGTGAAGGCGTACAACAACCGCGACCGCTGCTAA
- the raw gene encoding uncharacterized protein raw isoform X4, protein MSKREVLNAWRAKARCNVVPDERTQELFHELSFHPSQKQIGEMLQTAKKVARKGGSGQANGLTFGQFCVLAADLKRFRASTISNQSSYCDYQTLSSGLLLPEQDNPASTSKPHLQSSAATTTSPAYSTKKPDSHGTELRSTKSFSSVDDTKKKKSASNEPVEVFLGGSCNPTTWRADVAIPALKELGISFYNPQVSDWTPDLIELEHRAKEKARVLFFVMDSETRASAGAIEAAHIAGQNCKQLVLVLHPYKPNQKILNEPISQQEYIDLNRNQLILKELVSRRGLPVLDNIPLGLQRTKDILSGIRDPPSKISSILDTVRGAFDRVNPQGDLLTVEQCKRALLFLGYAQSLVNLDNLTKIIINQRESLKLLQAHSTKAVVCGLDEDVDAGNCSQSILPSQELIDFDLFCVISAYLSVLQQEIHESGCISPIKGTNVPPPQVYFTNAPDVDIYYSASKNISRTSSNASVPSNSSSGIGHDLERPSLFELLSRSRDSGTSSPQPTASISFSKSPRPQILLNVESIETTEIITTKTIETKTNPLTTSVVVPAEEEESDSNDSVFSSNSSIASAGDALCCGGGLDIRDVYLGGSCVLRTKWRQELAVPYLQSKSVSFHTPALHESIQQMIQNQDQTGASQQQTAPPQEQQQQQRSFVRTRRKCKGNQLQLEEQEELTVAEESLSWSLPPVAVRQSLYNPSLLDSSRVLLFVISNETRSLAPMTLAAHCIGLMYNVVLAVQMLPEDCVLGGEKLTVAAIKDYNRGRSYLIDLAKRQGVPVFTDIRAALECTVAKVKAYNNRDRC, encoded by the exons atgTCAAAAAG AGAAGTTCTGAATGCATGGCGAGCAAAGGCCAGATGCAATGTGGTGCCCGACGAGCGGACGCAGGAACTCTTCCACGAGCTAAGCTTCCATCCTAGCCAAAAGCAGA TTGGTGAAATGCTGCAGACTGCCAAGAAAGTGGCCCGAAAGGGAGGAAGTGGTCAGGCGAATGGCTTGACCTTTGGTCAATTTTGTGTTCTAGCCGCGGATCTGAAACGCTTCAG AGCTTCAACAATTTCGAATCAGTCGTCGTACTGCGACTATCAGACTCTGTCCTCGGGATTACTGCTCCCGGAACAGGACAATCCTGCCAGCACTTCTAAGCCACACCTGCAGTCCTCAGCTGCCACCACCACGTCACCTGCCTACAGCACCAAAAAGCCGGATAGCCATGGGACGGAACTGAGGAGCACCAAGTCGTTTAGCAGTGTGGATGATACCAAAAAGAAGAAGAGCGCCAGCAATGAGCCCGTTGAGGTGTTCCTGGGCGGATCCTGTAATCCAACCACCTGGCGAGCCGACGTTGCCATTCCAGCCCTCAAGGAACTGGGAATTTCATTCTACAATCCA CAAGTATCCGATTGGACGCCCGATCTCATCGAGCTCGAGCACCGAGCTAAGGAAAAGGCCCGTGTATTATTCTTCGTTATGGATTCGGAAACACGCGCATCTGCTGGTGCCATCGAGGCGGCACACATAGCGGGTCAAAACTGCAAGCAGCTGGTGTTGGTTTTGCATCCGTATAAACCAAATCAGAAGATCCTTAATGAGCCTATTTCACAGCA AGAATACATCGATTTGAATCGCAACCAGTTGATACTTAAGGAGTTGGTCTCCCGTCGCGGTCTGCCCGTATTGGATAACATACCTTTGGGTCTGCAGCGCACCAAGGACATCCTGTCTGGCATCAGGGATCCACCGTCCAAAATATCTTCTATTTTAGA TACTGTTCGCGGCGCCTTTGATCGCGTAAACCCGCAAGGCGATCTGCTCACTGTAGAACAGTGCAAACGTGCTCTCTTATTCCTAGGCTATGCTCAGAGTTTAGTTAATTTAGACAATCTAACTAAGATCATAATCAACCAACGCGAATCACTGAAATTGCTCCAGGCGCACAGCACAAAAGCGGTGGTGTGTGGTTTGGACGAGGATGTCGATGCTGGCAATTGCAGCCAGTCCATCCTGCCTAGCCAGGAGCTCATTGATTTCGATCTGTTCTGTGTGATCTCGGCGTATCTGTCCGTCCTACAGCAGGAGATTCACGAAAGCGGTTGCATTTCCCCTATCAAGGGCACCAATGTGCCGCCACCGCAGGTTTACTTCACCAATG CTCCCGATGTGGACATTTACTACTCGGCCAGCAAGAATATTTCGCGGACGTCGAGCAACGCAAGTGTTCCGTCCAACAGCAGCAGTGGAATCGGCCATGACTTGGAGCGACCGAGTCTCTTTGAGCTACTCAGTCGCAGTAGGGACAGTGGAACTTCCTCACCCCAGCCCACAGCATCGATCAGTTTTAGTAAAAGCCCCCGGCCACAGATCCTGCTAAATGTGGAGTCCATCGAGACAACCGAGATAATCACCACCAAAACTATAGAGACCAAGACGAATCCGTTGACTACATCAGTTGTTGTGCCTGCCGAAGAGGAGGAGAGTGATTCCAATGACTCGGTCTTCTCCAGTAACAGTTCAATAGCTAGTGCCGGCGATGCCCtctgttgtggtggtggtttGGATATCCGGGATGTCTATTTGGGCGGAAGTTGTGTCCTCCGCACCAAGTGGCGTCAAGAGCTGGCTGTCCCCTATCTACAGTCCAAGAGTGTTAGTTTCCACACCCCAGCGCTGCATGAGAGTATCCAGCAGATGATTCAAAACCAGGATCAGACTGGTGCTTCTCAGCAGCAAACAGCGCCACCGCaagagcaacagcagcagcagagaTCCTTTGTGCGCACTCGCAGAAAGTGCAAGGGAAATCAGCTGCAGctggaggagcaggaggagctGACGGTGGCCGAGGAGTCGCTCAGCTGGTCTTTGCCGCCGGTCGCAGTCCGCCAGAGCCTGTACAACCCATCGCTGCTCGACTCCAGCCGAGTCCTGCTCTTCGTGATCAGCAACGAGACCCGTTCCCTGGCACCCATGACCCTGGCCGCCCACTGCATCGGTCTCATGTACAACGTTGTTCTGGCGGTTCAGATGCTGCCCGAGGACTGTGTCCTAGGTGGTGAGAAG CTGACTGTGGCGGCCATCAAGGACTACAATCGCGGACGGTCGTACCTAATCGACCTGGCCAAAAGGCAAGGCGTGCCCGTTTTCACCGACATTCGGGCTGCCCTCGAGTGCACCGTGGCCAAGGTGAAGGCGTACAACAACCGCGACCGCTGCTAA
- the raw gene encoding uncharacterized protein raw isoform X3: MRRERKMHKMVKLFLREVLNAWRAKARCNVVPDERTQELFHELSFHPSQKQIGEMLQTAKKVARKGGSGQANGLTFGQFCVLAADLKRFRASTISNQSSYCDYQTLSSGLLLPEQDNPASTSKPHLQSSAATTTSPAYSTKKPDSHGTELRSTKSFSSVDDTKKKKSASNEPVEVFLGGSCNPTTWRADVAIPALKELGISFYNPQVSDWTPDLIELEHRAKEKARVLFFVMDSETRASAGAIEAAHIAGQNCKQLVLVLHPYKPNQKILNEPISQQEYIDLNRNQLILKELVSRRGLPVLDNIPLGLQRTKDILSGIRDPPSKISSILDTVRGAFDRVNPQGDLLTVEQCKRALLFLGYAQSLVNLDNLTKIIINQRESLKLLQAHSTKAVVCGLDEDVDAGNCSQSILPSQELIDFDLFCVISAYLSVLQQEIHESGCISPIKGTNVPPPQVYFTNAPDVDIYYSASKNISRTSSNASVPSNSSSGIGHDLERPSLFELLSRSRDSGTSSPQPTASISFSKSPRPQILLNVESIETTEIITTKTIETKTNPLTTSVVVPAEEEESDSNDSVFSSNSSIASAGDALCCGGGLDIRDVYLGGSCVLRTKWRQELAVPYLQSKSVSFHTPALHESIQQMIQNQDQTGASQQQTAPPQEQQQQQRSFVRTRRKCKGNQLQLEEQEELTVAEESLSWSLPPVAVRQSLYNPSLLDSSRVLLFVISNETRSLAPMTLAAHCIGLMYNVVLAVQMLPEDCVLGGEKLTVAAIKDYNRGRSYLIDLAKRQGVPVFTDIRAALECTVAKVKAYNNRDRC, encoded by the exons ATGAGAAGAGAGCGCAAAATGCACAAAATGGTTAAATTATTCCTCAG AGAAGTTCTGAATGCATGGCGAGCAAAGGCCAGATGCAATGTGGTGCCCGACGAGCGGACGCAGGAACTCTTCCACGAGCTAAGCTTCCATCCTAGCCAAAAGCAGA TTGGTGAAATGCTGCAGACTGCCAAGAAAGTGGCCCGAAAGGGAGGAAGTGGTCAGGCGAATGGCTTGACCTTTGGTCAATTTTGTGTTCTAGCCGCGGATCTGAAACGCTTCAG AGCTTCAACAATTTCGAATCAGTCGTCGTACTGCGACTATCAGACTCTGTCCTCGGGATTACTGCTCCCGGAACAGGACAATCCTGCCAGCACTTCTAAGCCACACCTGCAGTCCTCAGCTGCCACCACCACGTCACCTGCCTACAGCACCAAAAAGCCGGATAGCCATGGGACGGAACTGAGGAGCACCAAGTCGTTTAGCAGTGTGGATGATACCAAAAAGAAGAAGAGCGCCAGCAATGAGCCCGTTGAGGTGTTCCTGGGCGGATCCTGTAATCCAACCACCTGGCGAGCCGACGTTGCCATTCCAGCCCTCAAGGAACTGGGAATTTCATTCTACAATCCA CAAGTATCCGATTGGACGCCCGATCTCATCGAGCTCGAGCACCGAGCTAAGGAAAAGGCCCGTGTATTATTCTTCGTTATGGATTCGGAAACACGCGCATCTGCTGGTGCCATCGAGGCGGCACACATAGCGGGTCAAAACTGCAAGCAGCTGGTGTTGGTTTTGCATCCGTATAAACCAAATCAGAAGATCCTTAATGAGCCTATTTCACAGCA AGAATACATCGATTTGAATCGCAACCAGTTGATACTTAAGGAGTTGGTCTCCCGTCGCGGTCTGCCCGTATTGGATAACATACCTTTGGGTCTGCAGCGCACCAAGGACATCCTGTCTGGCATCAGGGATCCACCGTCCAAAATATCTTCTATTTTAGA TACTGTTCGCGGCGCCTTTGATCGCGTAAACCCGCAAGGCGATCTGCTCACTGTAGAACAGTGCAAACGTGCTCTCTTATTCCTAGGCTATGCTCAGAGTTTAGTTAATTTAGACAATCTAACTAAGATCATAATCAACCAACGCGAATCACTGAAATTGCTCCAGGCGCACAGCACAAAAGCGGTGGTGTGTGGTTTGGACGAGGATGTCGATGCTGGCAATTGCAGCCAGTCCATCCTGCCTAGCCAGGAGCTCATTGATTTCGATCTGTTCTGTGTGATCTCGGCGTATCTGTCCGTCCTACAGCAGGAGATTCACGAAAGCGGTTGCATTTCCCCTATCAAGGGCACCAATGTGCCGCCACCGCAGGTTTACTTCACCAATG CTCCCGATGTGGACATTTACTACTCGGCCAGCAAGAATATTTCGCGGACGTCGAGCAACGCAAGTGTTCCGTCCAACAGCAGCAGTGGAATCGGCCATGACTTGGAGCGACCGAGTCTCTTTGAGCTACTCAGTCGCAGTAGGGACAGTGGAACTTCCTCACCCCAGCCCACAGCATCGATCAGTTTTAGTAAAAGCCCCCGGCCACAGATCCTGCTAAATGTGGAGTCCATCGAGACAACCGAGATAATCACCACCAAAACTATAGAGACCAAGACGAATCCGTTGACTACATCAGTTGTTGTGCCTGCCGAAGAGGAGGAGAGTGATTCCAATGACTCGGTCTTCTCCAGTAACAGTTCAATAGCTAGTGCCGGCGATGCCCtctgttgtggtggtggtttGGATATCCGGGATGTCTATTTGGGCGGAAGTTGTGTCCTCCGCACCAAGTGGCGTCAAGAGCTGGCTGTCCCCTATCTACAGTCCAAGAGTGTTAGTTTCCACACCCCAGCGCTGCATGAGAGTATCCAGCAGATGATTCAAAACCAGGATCAGACTGGTGCTTCTCAGCAGCAAACAGCGCCACCGCaagagcaacagcagcagcagagaTCCTTTGTGCGCACTCGCAGAAAGTGCAAGGGAAATCAGCTGCAGctggaggagcaggaggagctGACGGTGGCCGAGGAGTCGCTCAGCTGGTCTTTGCCGCCGGTCGCAGTCCGCCAGAGCCTGTACAACCCATCGCTGCTCGACTCCAGCCGAGTCCTGCTCTTCGTGATCAGCAACGAGACCCGTTCCCTGGCACCCATGACCCTGGCCGCCCACTGCATCGGTCTCATGTACAACGTTGTTCTGGCGGTTCAGATGCTGCCCGAGGACTGTGTCCTAGGTGGTGAGAAG CTGACTGTGGCGGCCATCAAGGACTACAATCGCGGACGGTCGTACCTAATCGACCTGGCCAAAAGGCAAGGCGTGCCCGTTTTCACCGACATTCGGGCTGCCCTCGAGTGCACCGTGGCCAAGGTGAAGGCGTACAACAACCGCGACCGCTGCTAA
- the raw gene encoding uncharacterized protein raw isoform X5 gives MEIKEVLNAWRAKARCNVVPDERTQELFHELSFHPSQKQIGEMLQTAKKVARKGGSGQANGLTFGQFCVLAADLKRFRASTISNQSSYCDYQTLSSGLLLPEQDNPASTSKPHLQSSAATTTSPAYSTKKPDSHGTELRSTKSFSSVDDTKKKKSASNEPVEVFLGGSCNPTTWRADVAIPALKELGISFYNPQVSDWTPDLIELEHRAKEKARVLFFVMDSETRASAGAIEAAHIAGQNCKQLVLVLHPYKPNQKILNEPISQQEYIDLNRNQLILKELVSRRGLPVLDNIPLGLQRTKDILSGIRDPPSKISSILDTVRGAFDRVNPQGDLLTVEQCKRALLFLGYAQSLVNLDNLTKIIINQRESLKLLQAHSTKAVVCGLDEDVDAGNCSQSILPSQELIDFDLFCVISAYLSVLQQEIHESGCISPIKGTNVPPPQVYFTNAPDVDIYYSASKNISRTSSNASVPSNSSSGIGHDLERPSLFELLSRSRDSGTSSPQPTASISFSKSPRPQILLNVESIETTEIITTKTIETKTNPLTTSVVVPAEEEESDSNDSVFSSNSSIASAGDALCCGGGLDIRDVYLGGSCVLRTKWRQELAVPYLQSKSVSFHTPALHESIQQMIQNQDQTGASQQQTAPPQEQQQQQRSFVRTRRKCKGNQLQLEEQEELTVAEESLSWSLPPVAVRQSLYNPSLLDSSRVLLFVISNETRSLAPMTLAAHCIGLMYNVVLAVQMLPEDCVLGGEKLTVAAIKDYNRGRSYLIDLAKRQGVPVFTDIRAALECTVAKVKAYNNRDRC, from the exons atggaaaTCAA AGAAGTTCTGAATGCATGGCGAGCAAAGGCCAGATGCAATGTGGTGCCCGACGAGCGGACGCAGGAACTCTTCCACGAGCTAAGCTTCCATCCTAGCCAAAAGCAGA TTGGTGAAATGCTGCAGACTGCCAAGAAAGTGGCCCGAAAGGGAGGAAGTGGTCAGGCGAATGGCTTGACCTTTGGTCAATTTTGTGTTCTAGCCGCGGATCTGAAACGCTTCAG AGCTTCAACAATTTCGAATCAGTCGTCGTACTGCGACTATCAGACTCTGTCCTCGGGATTACTGCTCCCGGAACAGGACAATCCTGCCAGCACTTCTAAGCCACACCTGCAGTCCTCAGCTGCCACCACCACGTCACCTGCCTACAGCACCAAAAAGCCGGATAGCCATGGGACGGAACTGAGGAGCACCAAGTCGTTTAGCAGTGTGGATGATACCAAAAAGAAGAAGAGCGCCAGCAATGAGCCCGTTGAGGTGTTCCTGGGCGGATCCTGTAATCCAACCACCTGGCGAGCCGACGTTGCCATTCCAGCCCTCAAGGAACTGGGAATTTCATTCTACAATCCA CAAGTATCCGATTGGACGCCCGATCTCATCGAGCTCGAGCACCGAGCTAAGGAAAAGGCCCGTGTATTATTCTTCGTTATGGATTCGGAAACACGCGCATCTGCTGGTGCCATCGAGGCGGCACACATAGCGGGTCAAAACTGCAAGCAGCTGGTGTTGGTTTTGCATCCGTATAAACCAAATCAGAAGATCCTTAATGAGCCTATTTCACAGCA AGAATACATCGATTTGAATCGCAACCAGTTGATACTTAAGGAGTTGGTCTCCCGTCGCGGTCTGCCCGTATTGGATAACATACCTTTGGGTCTGCAGCGCACCAAGGACATCCTGTCTGGCATCAGGGATCCACCGTCCAAAATATCTTCTATTTTAGA TACTGTTCGCGGCGCCTTTGATCGCGTAAACCCGCAAGGCGATCTGCTCACTGTAGAACAGTGCAAACGTGCTCTCTTATTCCTAGGCTATGCTCAGAGTTTAGTTAATTTAGACAATCTAACTAAGATCATAATCAACCAACGCGAATCACTGAAATTGCTCCAGGCGCACAGCACAAAAGCGGTGGTGTGTGGTTTGGACGAGGATGTCGATGCTGGCAATTGCAGCCAGTCCATCCTGCCTAGCCAGGAGCTCATTGATTTCGATCTGTTCTGTGTGATCTCGGCGTATCTGTCCGTCCTACAGCAGGAGATTCACGAAAGCGGTTGCATTTCCCCTATCAAGGGCACCAATGTGCCGCCACCGCAGGTTTACTTCACCAATG CTCCCGATGTGGACATTTACTACTCGGCCAGCAAGAATATTTCGCGGACGTCGAGCAACGCAAGTGTTCCGTCCAACAGCAGCAGTGGAATCGGCCATGACTTGGAGCGACCGAGTCTCTTTGAGCTACTCAGTCGCAGTAGGGACAGTGGAACTTCCTCACCCCAGCCCACAGCATCGATCAGTTTTAGTAAAAGCCCCCGGCCACAGATCCTGCTAAATGTGGAGTCCATCGAGACAACCGAGATAATCACCACCAAAACTATAGAGACCAAGACGAATCCGTTGACTACATCAGTTGTTGTGCCTGCCGAAGAGGAGGAGAGTGATTCCAATGACTCGGTCTTCTCCAGTAACAGTTCAATAGCTAGTGCCGGCGATGCCCtctgttgtggtggtggtttGGATATCCGGGATGTCTATTTGGGCGGAAGTTGTGTCCTCCGCACCAAGTGGCGTCAAGAGCTGGCTGTCCCCTATCTACAGTCCAAGAGTGTTAGTTTCCACACCCCAGCGCTGCATGAGAGTATCCAGCAGATGATTCAAAACCAGGATCAGACTGGTGCTTCTCAGCAGCAAACAGCGCCACCGCaagagcaacagcagcagcagagaTCCTTTGTGCGCACTCGCAGAAAGTGCAAGGGAAATCAGCTGCAGctggaggagcaggaggagctGACGGTGGCCGAGGAGTCGCTCAGCTGGTCTTTGCCGCCGGTCGCAGTCCGCCAGAGCCTGTACAACCCATCGCTGCTCGACTCCAGCCGAGTCCTGCTCTTCGTGATCAGCAACGAGACCCGTTCCCTGGCACCCATGACCCTGGCCGCCCACTGCATCGGTCTCATGTACAACGTTGTTCTGGCGGTTCAGATGCTGCCCGAGGACTGTGTCCTAGGTGGTGAGAAG CTGACTGTGGCGGCCATCAAGGACTACAATCGCGGACGGTCGTACCTAATCGACCTGGCCAAAAGGCAAGGCGTGCCCGTTTTCACCGACATTCGGGCTGCCCTCGAGTGCACCGTGGCCAAGGTGAAGGCGTACAACAACCGCGACCGCTGCTAA